A single region of the Leptodactylus fuscus isolate aLepFus1 chromosome 5, aLepFus1.hap2, whole genome shotgun sequence genome encodes:
- the ANKRD39 gene encoding ankyrin repeat domain-containing protein 39, translating into MDSRHGCSSSPGVCDVCCTGGATQGVRETVQEMDFQRGIWSAAMDGDLERVQRFIQKGTDANLADNFGYTALHYSSRHGHLAVCSFLLKSGADSNAQTHGGSTALHRAAYCGHLQVVQLLLENGADPTKADSDGRTVLHKAAEGGHRELSIFLLRHCKGLLHLKDCRGHTAADLAPSTMADVFSS; encoded by the exons ATGGACTCCAGGCATGGCTGCTCCTCCTCTCCTGgggtgtgtgatgtgtgctgcaCCGGAGGAGCCACCCAGGGTGTCCGGGAGACGGTGCAGGAGATGGACTTCCAGAGAG GTATATGGTCAGCCGCTATGGATGGAGACCTGGAGCGGGTGCAGCGCTTTATCCAGAAGGGGACAGATGCCAACCTGGCTGACAACTTTGGTTACACGGCCCTG CACTACAGCAGCCGTCACGGACACTTAGCAGTGTGCAGCTTTCTTCTGAAGAGCGGCGCTGACAGTAACGCACAGACACATGGGGGCAGCACCGCTCTGCACCGCGCAGCGTACTGCGGACATCTCCAAGTAGTACAGCTCTTACTGGAGAACGGAGCCGACCCCACTAAGGCAGACTCTGATGGGAGGACCGTGCTTCACAAG GCAGCAGAAGGCGGTCACCGGGAGTTGTCCATCTTTCTTCTACGTCACTGTAAAGGTCTCTTGCATTTAAAGGACTGCAGAGGACACACGGCCGCCGACCTGGCTCCTTCCACTATGGCTGATGTCTTTTCTTCCTGA